A section of the Triticum dicoccoides isolate Atlit2015 ecotype Zavitan chromosome 7A, WEW_v2.0, whole genome shotgun sequence genome encodes:
- the LOC119328741 gene encoding LRR receptor-like serine/threonine-protein kinase ER1 encodes MAATAAAAYGALIASLLLLLAAGAAADDGAALLEVKKSFRNVGNVLYDWSGDDHCSWRGVLCDNVTFAVAALNLSGLNLEGEISPAVGALKSLVSIDLKSNGLTGQIPDEIGDCSSIKTLDLSFNNLDGDIPFSVSKLKHLETLILKNNQLVGAIPSTLSQLPNLKILDLAQNKLSGEIPRLIYWNEVLQYLGLRGNQLEGTLSPDMCQLTGLWYFDVKNNSLTGEIPDTIGNCTSFQVLDLSYNHLTGSIPFNIGFLQVATLSLQGNRFTGPIPSVIGLMQALAVLDLSYNQLSGPIPSILGNLTYTEKLYMQGNKLTGTIPPELGNMSTLHYLELNDNQLTGSIPAELGKLTGLYDLNLANNSLEGPIPNNISSCVNLNSFNAHGNKLNGTIPRSLCKLESMTSLNLSSNHLSGPIPIELSRINNLDILDLSCNMITGPIPSAIGSLEHLLKLNLSKNALVGFIPAEFGNLRSIGEIDLSNNHLGGLIPQELGMLQNLMLLKLENNNITGDVSSLMNCFSLNTLNISFNNLAGVVPTDNNFSRFSPDSFLGNPGLCGYWLASCRSSSHQEKPQISKAAILGIALGGLVILLMILIAVCRPHSPPVFKDVSVSKPVSNVPPKLVILNMNMALHVYEDIMRMTENLSEKYIIGYGASSTVYKCVLKNCRPVAIKKLYAQYPQSLKEFQTELETVGSIKHRNLVSLQGYSLSPVGNLLFYEYMENGSLWDVLHEGQSKKKKLDWETRLRIALGAAQGLAYLHHDCSPRIIHRDVKSKNILLDKDYEPHLTDFGIAKSLCVSKTHTSTYVMGTIGYIDPEYARTSRLNEKSDVYSYGIVLLELLTGKKPVDNECNLHHSILSKTASNAVMETVDPDIADTCQDLGEVKKVFQLALLCTKKQPSDRPTMHEVVRVLDCLVHPDPPPKAAQPQPPTGPSYANEYVSLRGAGTLSSSCANSSSTSDAELFLKFGQAISHNTE; translated from the exons TCGAGGGCGAAATCTCTCCGGCCGTCGGCGCCCTGAAGAGCCTCGTCTCGAT TGATCTGAAGTCGAATGGGCTGACCGGCCAGATCCCGGACGAGATTGGGGATTGCTCGTCGATTAAGACGCT GGATTTGTCCTTCAACAACTTGGATGGCGACATACCATTCTCGGTGTCCAAGCTCAAGCACCTCGAAACCTT GATATTGAAGAACAACCAGCTGGTCGGCGCGATCCCGTCGACGCTGTCGCAGCTCCCAAATTTGAAGATTCT GGACTTGGCACAAAACAAACTGAGTGGGGAGATACCAAGGCTAATCTATTGGAATGAGGTTCTTCAATACTT GGGTTTGCGCGGCAACCAATTGGAAGGAACCCTCTCCCCTGATATGTGCCAGTTGACCGGCCTTTGGTACTT TGACGTGAAGAACAATAGCCTGACTGGGGAGATACCAGACACCATTGGGAACTGTACTAGCTTTCAGGTCTT GGATTTATCTTACAATCATTTGACTGGATCAATCCCTTTCAACATTGGCTTCCTTCAAGTTGCTACACT GTCCTTGCAAGGGAACAGGTTCACTGGTCCTATCCCATCTGTTATTGGCCTCATGCAGGCACTTGCTGTACT AGATCTGAGTTACAACCAACTATCTGGCCCTATACCGTCGATACTGGGAAACTTGACATATACTGAGAAACT ATACATGCAAGGCAACAAGTTAACTGGGACAATACCACCAGAACTTGGGAATATGTCAACGCTTCATTACCT AGAACTAAATGATAATCAACTTACTGGGTCCATTCCGGCGGAGCTGGGAAAGCTTACAGGCTTATATGACTT GAACCTTGCAAACAACAGCCTAGAAGGACCAATTCCCAACAATATAAGTTCTTGTGTGAATCTCAATAGCTT TAATGCCCatggcaacaagttaaatgggaccATTCCTCGTTCGTTGTGTAAACTTGAGAGCATGACGTCTTT GAATCTGTCGTCAAATCATTTGAGTGGTCCTATTCCTATTGAGCTTTCAAGAATCAACAATTTGGACATCTT GGATTTATCCTGCAACATGATTACTGGTCCAATTCCATCGGCCATCGGCAGCTTGGAGCATCTATTGAAACT TAACCTGAGCAAGAATGCTCTTGTTGGATTCATCCCTGCCGAGTTTGGGAACTTGAGGAGTATCGGTGAGAT TGATCTGTCCAACAACCATCTTGGTGGTCTGATTCCTCAAGAACTTGGAATGCTGcaaaatctgatgttgct AAAACTGGAAAATAACAATATAACTGGGGATGTCTCTTCACTGATGAACTGCTTCAGCCTAAATACTTT AAATATATCATTCAATAATTTGGCTGGCGTGGTCCCTACTGACAACAACTTCTCACGGTTTTCGCCTGACAG CTTCTTGGGTAATCCTGGCCTTTGTGGATACTGGCTTGCCTCGTGCCGTTCCTCCAGCCACCAAGAGAAAC CACAAATCTCGAAGGCTGCGATACTCGGCATTGCTCTGGGTGGGCTTGTTATCCTCCTGATGATTTTAATAGCCGTTTGCAGGCCGCACAGTCCTCCTGTTTTCAAAGATGTCTCTGTTAGCAAACCAG TGAGCAATGTCCCCCCCAAGCTAGTGATACTTAATATGAACATGGCCCTCCATGTCTATGAAGACATAATGAGGATGACTGAGAACTTGAGCGAGAAATACATCATTGGGTATGGGGCATCAAGCACAGTTTATAAATGTGTTCTGAAGAACTGCAGACCGGTGGCAATCAAGAAGCTGTATGCCCAGTACCCGCAaagcctgaaggaatttcaaactgAGCTTGAGACTGTCGGCAGTATCAAACACCGGAATTTAGTGAGTCTTCAAGGATACTCCCTATCACCTGTTGGGAATCTTCTCTTCTACGAGTACATGGAAAATGGCAGCCTCTGGGATGTTTTACATG aaGGTCAATCCAAGAAGAAAAAGCTCGATTGGGAGACTCGCCTTCGGATCGCTCTCGGTGCTGCTCAAGGCCTTGCCTACCTTCACCATGACTGCAGTCCGCGGATAATCCACAGGGATGTAAAATCAAAGAATATCCTCCTCGACAAAGATTACGAGCCACACCTCACGGACTTTGGCATTGCGAAGAGTTTGTGTGTTTCAAAAACACACACGTCGACCTATGTCATGGGCACTATTGGCTACATTGATCCCGAGTACGCGCGCACTTCCCGCCTCAACGAGAAGTCCGATGTCTACAGCTATGGCATCGTCCTGCTCGAGCTGCTGACGGGCAAAAAGCCCGTGGACAACGAGTGCAATCTCCATCACTCG ATCCTATCGAAGACGGCGAGCAACGCGGTGATGGAGACGGTCGACCCGGACATCGCCGACACGTGCCAGGACCTCGGCGAGGTGAAGAAGGTGTTCCAGCTGGCGCTGCTGTGCACCAAGAAGCAGCCGTCGGACCGGCCGACGATGCACGAGGTGGTGCGCGTGCTGGACTGCCTGGTGCACCCCGACCCGCCGCCGAAGGCCGCCCAGCCGCAGCCGCCCACCGGCCCGAGCTACGCCAACGAGTACGTGAGCCTGCGGGGCGCCGGCACGCTGTCGTCGTCCTGCGCCAACTCGTCGAGCACGTCGGACGCGGAGCTGTTCCTCAAGTTCGGCCAGGCCATCTCCCACAACACGGAGTAG